One window of Falco cherrug isolate bFalChe1 chromosome W, bFalChe1.pri, whole genome shotgun sequence genomic DNA carries:
- the LOC129734498 gene encoding olfactory receptor 14C36-like gives MSNSSSITQFLLLALADTRELQLLHFWLSLGIYLAALMANGLIITTIVCDHHLRTPMYLFLLNLSLLDLGSISTTVPKAMANSLWDTRDISYSGCAAQLFLIVFFLSAECSLLTVMAYDRYVAICQPLHYGTLLGSRACVHMAAAAWASGFLHAALHTANTLSLPLCQGNALGQVFCEIPQILKLSCSHTYLREVGLIVSGASLFFGCFVFIVLSYVQIFRAVLRIPSEQGRHKAFSTCLPHLAVVSLFVSTATSAYLKPRSISSPSLDLVVAVLYSVVPPAVNPLIYSMRNQELKDALKKLMQSGVSQQH, from the coding sequence atgtccaacagcagctccatcacccagttcctcctcctggcattggcagacacgcgggagctgcagctcttgcacttctggctctccctgggcatctacctggctgccctcatggcCAATGGCCTCATCATCACCACCATAGTCTGCGACCACCACCTGCGCACACCCATGTACTTGTTCCTCCTCAACCTCTCCCTCCTCGACCTAggctccatctccaccactgtccccaaagccatggccaactccctctgggacaccagggacatcTCCTACTCaggatgtgctgcacagctcttcctgattgtctttttcctttcagcagagtgTTCTCTCCTCACCGTCATGGCCTATGACCGCTacgtggccatctgccagcccctgcactacgggaccctgctgggcagcagagcttgtgtccacatggcagcagctgcctgggccagtGGGTTTCTCCATGCTGCGCTGCACACGGCCAATACACTGTCACTGCCGCTCTGCCAAGGCAATGCCCTGGGACAGgtcttctgtgaaatcccacagatcctcaagctctcctgctcacaCACCTACCTCAGGGAAGTGGGGCTTATTGTGTCTGGTGCCTCTTTATTctttggctgttttgttttcattgttctgtcctatgtgcagatcttcagggctgtgctgaggatcccctctgagcagggacggcacaaagccttttccacgtgcctccctcacctggccgTGGTCTCCCTCTTTGTCAGCACTGCCACGTCTGCCTACCTGAAACCCcgctccatctcctccccatccctggacctGGTGGTGGCAGTTCTGTACTcggtggtgcctccagcagtgaaccccctcatctacagcatgaggaaccaggagctgaaggacgcactgaagaagctgatgcagtcaggtgtctctcagcagcactga